Proteins encoded together in one Polaribacter reichenbachii window:
- a CDS encoding DUF3857 domain-containing protein: protein MKKYIFTLILFVTTLVNFAQTIPFYKSYDWEENPAHNVDKSSNENLIALKEKIVTEFHFEEQALVEYFLEHKILWLNSDDAIEEFNKIYLPFSSDSELQINKARVIDTDGKIINLDESKILTAQDEETGRQYKYFAFEGITKGSFIEYLYVVKKDPAYMGKKLNIQDDYPKNKIEFDLLSPSNLTFAFKSFNGLPEVKQDTLNKDKFHYKLYLKDLKKLDNEYLSAYNAAKGYVVYKIDKNIANNTSDIVSYSKVSQNLYSFYYPEYENKTTGLISKFIEELEIPENTDEETIIRRLESYIKSNVYSSEAYSDELQDLDLVLTKKVANETGTLKLYISLLRTFNIKHELVLTSSRDQIKFDKTFEANNFLTDFLIYFPKHKKYLEPSAQEKRYGFPTPFLMDNYGLFIKEVKIGDYKSAVGKVKYIEPVQASETEDTMVVDIAFNPDDLTENIIHFDRSLGGYYAGNIQPFMHFIIGDDRDELVDNIIESITSELTIEKREIVNGESELFGVKPLQFIVDFTSEAFVEKAGRKYLFKLGDIIGPQMQMYQEKERVLPLEQEFHRSYYRTINIKIPDGYKITNLDDINIDNSYSEDGEELFSFKSFYELNGDVLKITADEHYRENIIKVALYEEYRTVINSAADFNKIVLLLEPK from the coding sequence AGCTTTAGTAGAGTATTTTTTAGAGCATAAAATATTATGGTTAAATTCTGATGATGCTATTGAGGAGTTTAATAAAATTTATTTACCATTTTCTTCGGATTCAGAATTGCAAATAAACAAAGCCAGAGTTATAGATACAGATGGTAAAATTATTAACTTAGATGAATCTAAAATACTTACTGCACAAGATGAAGAAACAGGCAGACAATACAAGTATTTTGCTTTTGAAGGAATTACAAAAGGTAGTTTTATTGAGTATTTATATGTGGTTAAAAAAGACCCAGCTTATATGGGTAAAAAGCTTAATATTCAAGATGATTATCCTAAAAATAAAATTGAGTTCGATTTACTTTCGCCATCTAATTTAACCTTTGCTTTTAAGAGTTTTAACGGTTTACCAGAAGTAAAACAAGATACTTTAAATAAGGATAAATTTCACTATAAATTATACCTAAAAGATCTTAAAAAATTAGATAATGAATACCTTTCTGCTTACAATGCAGCCAAAGGTTATGTAGTTTATAAGATTGATAAAAATATTGCGAATAATACTTCAGATATTGTTTCATACAGCAAAGTTTCACAGAATTTATACTCTTTTTATTACCCAGAATATGAGAATAAAACAACTGGTTTAATCAGTAAATTTATCGAAGAATTAGAAATTCCAGAAAATACTGATGAAGAAACCATCATTAGAAGACTAGAATCTTATATAAAAAGCAACGTATATTCTTCTGAAGCTTATAGTGATGAATTACAAGATTTAGATTTGGTTTTAACCAAAAAAGTGGCTAATGAAACAGGTACATTAAAATTGTATATTTCGTTATTGAGAACTTTTAATATTAAGCACGAATTGGTTTTAACAAGTAGCAGAGATCAAATTAAGTTTGATAAAACTTTTGAAGCCAATAATTTTTTAACCGATTTTTTAATCTATTTTCCAAAGCATAAAAAATATTTAGAACCATCAGCTCAAGAAAAAAGATATGGTTTTCCAACACCTTTTTTAATGGATAATTATGGTTTGTTTATTAAAGAAGTTAAAATTGGTGATTATAAATCTGCAGTTGGTAAAGTTAAATATATTGAGCCAGTACAAGCAAGTGAAACAGAAGATACAATGGTTGTAGACATTGCTTTTAATCCAGATGATTTAACAGAAAACATCATTCATTTTGATAGATCTTTAGGGGGTTATTATGCAGGTAACATTCAACCCTTTATGCATTTTATTATTGGTGATGATAGAGACGAATTGGTAGATAATATTATAGAAAGTATTACATCAGAATTAACAATAGAAAAAAGAGAAATTGTAAACGGAGAATCAGAATTGTTTGGTGTTAAGCCTTTGCAATTTATTGTTGATTTTACATCAGAAGCATTTGTAGAAAAAGCGGGTAGAAAGTACTTATTTAAGTTGGGTGATATCATTGGTCCACAAATGCAAATGTATCAAGAGAAAGAGAGAGTATTGCCTTTAGAACAAGAGTTTCATAGAAGTTATTACAGAACTATAAATATTAAAATTCCTGATGGTTATAAAATCACCAATTTAGATGATATTAATATTGATAATTCTTACTCAGAAGATGGTGAAGAATTATTTTCTTTTAAATCTTTTTACGAATTAAATGGTGATGTTTTAAAAATTACTGCGGATGAACATTATAGAGAAAACATCATAAAAGTAGCTTTATATGAAGAGTATAGAACTGTAATAAATTCTGCTGCAGATTTTAATAAAATAGTATTATTATTAGAGCCTAAATAG